The Thermogemmatispora onikobensis genome includes a region encoding these proteins:
- the rplM gene encoding 50S ribosomal protein L13, whose translation MRKTYSARAADLRPQWYVIDAEGQVLGRLASQIATILRGKHKPTFTPHMPCGDYVIVINADKIAVTRGRLDKKVYFRHTQYPGGVKLQTLRQVLEGPHPERALIHAVRGMVMHNSLGNQLMRRLKVYAGPTHPHQAQKPVPWRGPQALLDEYLSEQSPASGEQ comes from the coding sequence ATGAGAAAAACCTATAGCGCCAGGGCTGCTGACCTGCGCCCGCAATGGTATGTGATCGATGCCGAGGGGCAGGTGCTGGGCCGGCTGGCGTCGCAGATTGCAACTATTCTGCGCGGTAAGCATAAGCCGACGTTTACTCCACATATGCCCTGCGGCGATTATGTGATCGTGATTAATGCCGATAAGATCGCCGTGACGCGCGGACGCCTCGATAAGAAGGTCTACTTTCGCCATACTCAGTACCCTGGCGGCGTGAAGCTGCAGACGCTCCGTCAGGTGCTGGAAGGACCTCATCCTGAGCGCGCTTTGATTCACGCTGTGCGCGGTATGGTGATGCACAATAGCCTGGGCAACCAGTTGATGCGGCGGCTGAAGGTCTATGCCGGCCCAACCCATCCGCACCAGGCTCAAAAGCCTGTTCCCTGGCGGGGACCGCAGGCGCTGCTGGATGAGTATCTCTCGGAGCAGTCGCCGGCCTCTGGCGAACAGTAG
- the rpsI gene encoding 30S ribosomal protein S9, whose product MGRRKTAVARVRLYPNGSGRIIVNGREFQHYFGNRESVVATALAPLRLLDLTSAYDISVRVLGGGMTGQAGAVRHALARALLRVNPDWKNTLRKAGFLTRDPRMKERKKPGLKRARKAPQYTKR is encoded by the coding sequence ATGGGACGGCGCAAGACAGCTGTGGCGCGTGTGCGTCTTTATCCCAATGGAAGCGGCAGAATTATTGTTAATGGGCGCGAGTTTCAGCATTACTTTGGCAACCGTGAATCGGTTGTTGCGACCGCCCTGGCGCCGCTCCGCCTGCTGGACCTGACCAGCGCTTATGATATCTCGGTGCGCGTGCTTGGCGGTGGCATGACTGGCCAGGCCGGCGCGGTGCGCCATGCTCTGGCCCGGGCTTTGCTGCGCGTCAATCCCGATTGGAAGAATACTTTGCGTAAAGCCGGCTTTTTGACCCGCGATCCGCGCATGAAGGAGCGCAAGAAGCCAGGTCTGAAGCGCGCCCGTAAGGCACCGCAGTACACCAAGCGTTAA